In the Phaseolus vulgaris cultivar G19833 chromosome 7, P. vulgaris v2.0, whole genome shotgun sequence genome, one interval contains:
- the LOC137829922 gene encoding small ribosomal subunit protein mL104 (rPPR9): MSLQFRRLLLRSGSFSLRSLSPIHPPPPLIPGDSTTHFHSRTLFSPSLFLNRHFSSETQTDPIANSLSSELLKELDSDPLSVSQRLHLSFSHITPTPNLILQTLNLSPQAGRTVLGFHQWLSSNPQFTHTDHTLSYFVDYFGRRKDFKATHDLLSAAAAASGPKTLESAIDRLVRAGRPSQAVQFFERMERDYGLKRDRCSLKVVVEKLCSKGFASYAEKMVKELAREFFPDEATCDLLIRGWCVDGKLEEAQRLAGEMYRGGFELGVGAYNAMLDCVCKLCREKDLFRLDSEAEKVLVEMEYRGVPRNVETFNVLITNLCKIRKTEDALNLFSSMGEWGCSPNESTFLVLIRSLYQAARLEEGDEMIDRMRSAGYGEFLDKKAYYQFLKILCGIERIDHALSVFAMMKADGCVPGVQTYDLLMGKLGAHNRIDRANALFNEAKTRGLPVILKDYAVDPRYQKKKRVVKAVKKRETLPEKMARKRRRLNQIRLSFVKKPQRAMGR; this comes from the coding sequence atgtCTCTGCAATTTCGGAGGCTCTTACTCCGTTCTGGTTCCTTTTCTTTGAGATCTCTCTCTCCGATTCATCCGCCTCCTCCTCTCATTCCCGGAGATTCCACTACCCATTTCCATTCCAGAACTCTCTTCTCTCCTTCGCTCTTCTTAAACAGACATTTCTCGTCGGAAACCCAAACAGATCCAATTGCGAATTCTCTCTCCTCGGAGCTTCTCAAAGAACTAGACTCCGATCCTCTCTCAGTGTCGCAGCGCCTGCACCTAAGTTTCTCCCACATTACTCCAACCCCCAATTTGATTCTCCAAACCCTAAACCTCTCCCCTCAAGCTGGCCGCACTGTATTAGGCTTCCACCAATGGCTCTCTTCCAATCCCCAATTCACACACACTGACCACACACTCTCCTATTTCGTCGACTACTTTGGTCGCCGCAAGGACTTCAAAGCCACGCATGACCTCCTCTCCGCTGCTGCTGCCGCTTCCGGACCTAAGACGCTGGAGTCAGCAATCGACCGCCTCGTCCGCGCGGGCCGGCCCAGCCAGGCGGTTCAGTTCTTCGAGCGAATGGAGAGAGATTACGGGTTGAAGCGCGATCGCTGTTCGCTGAAGGTAGTCGTGGAGAAGCTGTGTTCTAAGGGCTTCGCGAGTTACGCGGAGAAGATGGTGAAGGAATTGGCGAGGGAGTTTTTCCCCGATGAAGCTACGTGTGATTTATTGATCAGAGGCTGGTGCGTTGATGGGAAGCTAGAGGAAGCTCAGAGGCTCGCCGGTGAGATGTATCGTGGAGGATTTGAGCTTGGTGTAGGGGCTTACAATGCCATGCTTGATTGCGTGTGTAAGCTTTGTCGCGAGAAGGATCTGTTTCGGCTTGATTCGGAGGCAGAGAAGGTGCTGGTGGAGATGGAGTACCGTGGGGTTCCCAGGAATGTGGAGACTTTCAATGTGTTGATAACGAATTTGTGTAAGATTAGGAAGACTGAGGATGCGTTGAACTTGTTTAGTAGTATGGGAGAGTGGGGGTGTTCTCCTAATGAGTCTACTTTTCTTGTTCTGATTAGGAGTTTGTATCAGGCTGCTAGGTTGGAGGAGGGGGATGAAATGATTGATAGGATGAGATCTGCTGGGTATGGTGAGTTTCTTGACAAGAAGGCTTACTATCAGTTCCTCAAGATTTTGTGTGGCATTGAGAGGATTGATCATGCTCTGAGTGTGTTTGCTATGATGAAGGCTGATGGGTGTGTACCCGGGGTACAAACTTATGATTTATTGATGGGGAAATTGGGTGCCCACAATCGTATTGATAGGGCTAATGCTTTGTTCAATGAAGCAAAGACTAGAGGATTGCCTGTGATTCTTAAAGATTATGCTGTTGACCCAAGGTACCAGAAGAAGAAGAGGGTTGTCAAGGCTGTGAAGAAGAGGGAAACCTTGCCTGAGAAAATGGCTAGGAAGAGAAGACGTCTGAACCAGATTCGATTGAGCTTTGTGAAGAAGCCCCAACGTGCAATGGGTCGTTAA